In Streptomyces sclerotialus, one genomic interval encodes:
- a CDS encoding M16 family metallopeptidase, with protein sequence MTFHPQPQAGQPKPWAFPAPVRGTLGNGLTVLRADRPGQQVVAVEINLVAPLEAEPEGLDGVATIMARAFSEGTDKHDAEEFAAELERCGATLDAHADHPGVRVSLEVPASRLTKALGLLADALRAPAFPDSEIERLVRNRLDEIPHELANPGRRAAMALSKELFPAASRMSRPRQGTEETVARIDAAAVRAFYEAHVRPATATAVVVGDFTGVDLDAALAETLGAWTGSTAEPVAASPIVADDTGRVVIVDRPGAVQTQLLIGRIGADRHDRVWPAQVLGTYCLGGTLTSRLDRVLREEKGYTYGVRAFGQVLRSSADGTGAAMLAISGSVDTESTEPALADLWKVLRTLAAEGLTDAERDVAVQNLVGVAPLKYETAAAVAGTLADQVEQHLPDDFQAELYRRMAETGTVEATAAVVNAFPVDRLVTVLVGDAAQIAEPVRKLGIGEVSVVKG encoded by the coding sequence ATGACCTTCCACCCGCAGCCGCAGGCCGGACAGCCGAAGCCGTGGGCGTTCCCGGCACCGGTGCGCGGCACGCTCGGCAACGGCCTGACGGTGCTGCGCGCCGACCGGCCGGGCCAGCAGGTCGTCGCCGTCGAGATCAACCTCGTCGCGCCGCTGGAGGCCGAGCCCGAGGGCCTGGACGGCGTCGCCACCATCATGGCGCGCGCGTTCTCCGAGGGCACCGACAAGCACGACGCCGAGGAGTTCGCCGCCGAGCTGGAGCGGTGCGGCGCCACCCTGGACGCGCACGCCGACCACCCCGGTGTCCGCGTCTCCCTCGAAGTGCCGGCCTCCCGTCTCACCAAGGCGCTCGGGCTGCTCGCCGACGCCCTGCGTGCCCCGGCCTTCCCGGACAGCGAGATCGAGCGCCTGGTGCGCAACCGCCTGGACGAGATCCCGCACGAGCTCGCCAATCCCGGCCGGCGGGCCGCGATGGCGCTGTCCAAGGAGCTGTTCCCGGCCGCCTCCCGGATGTCCCGGCCGCGCCAGGGCACCGAGGAGACGGTGGCGCGTATCGACGCCGCCGCGGTGCGTGCCTTCTACGAGGCGCACGTACGCCCCGCCACGGCCACCGCCGTGGTCGTCGGGGACTTCACCGGGGTGGACCTGGACGCGGCGCTGGCGGAGACCCTCGGGGCGTGGACGGGCTCCACCGCCGAGCCGGTCGCGGCCTCGCCCATCGTCGCCGACGACACCGGCCGTGTCGTCATCGTGGACCGGCCCGGCGCCGTCCAGACGCAGCTGCTCATCGGCCGGATCGGTGCCGACCGGCACGACCGCGTGTGGCCGGCGCAGGTGCTCGGCACCTACTGCCTGGGCGGCACGCTCACGTCCCGGCTGGACCGTGTGCTGCGCGAGGAGAAGGGCTACACCTACGGCGTGCGGGCGTTCGGTCAGGTGCTGCGCTCCTCCGCTGACGGCACGGGCGCCGCGATGCTGGCCATCAGCGGCTCGGTGGACACCGAGTCCACGGAGCCGGCGCTGGCCGACCTCTGGAAGGTGCTGCGGACGCTGGCCGCCGAGGGGCTGACCGACGCCGAGCGCGACGTGGCGGTGCAGAACCTGGTCGGTGTGGCGCCGCTGAAGTACGAGACGGCCGCGGCCGTCGCAGGGACGCTCGCCGACCAGGTCGAGCAGCACCTCCCCGACGACTTCCAGGCGGAGCTGTACCGGCGCATGGCCGAGACCGGCACGGTCGAGGCGACCGCCGCCGTGGTCAACGCCTTCCCGGTGGACCGGCTCGTCACGGTCCTCGTCGGTGACGCGGCGCAGATCGCGGAGCCGGTACGGAAGCTGGGCATCGGCGAGGTGTCGGTCGTCAAGGGCTGA